The Streptomyces sp. RKAG293 genome includes a region encoding these proteins:
- a CDS encoding type IV toxin-antitoxin system AbiEi family antitoxin domain-containing protein, protein MWDTVWTAVSAVATALALLAVAWQPILTRRALGVAHTALTVSEAVALDAARARLDDQAPEVTVVLDEVPWPPLDRSVCIILREANAALLATPCYYCCMDRHEALKTLNEIAADQWGLVTTAQAEVAGVSRVNLARLASVDLLHRAGRSVYQVSGATPTAHLAIKVAWLRLNPAIPAWQRDLGDEHSGVVSHASACQLHDLGDIPADAVQISVPRRRTTREPAVVLHQVAVPVEDITMVDGLPVTTVERTICDLLKSRADAGHVGRILAEADQQDLIDTRTLAARVRSYTHFYGLPRNATGTDLLETLAEQAGFLLRDQQLATASRQGAVASALAYQTLLHEIAIPTSTARALQEAAQTITLNPAFMESVNKIASGAPAMQGIQEAMKAISLNQEALHNQALSRSILQALQEATRGLTVLPPSVQESLRNLAMGGPGLQALQEAMRSLGTHNFSAQGALSTRRALPTAEPVGGEPDEETVDDFDASESAAAEGD, encoded by the coding sequence ATGTGGGACACAGTTTGGACAGCGGTCTCCGCTGTCGCCACGGCGCTCGCCCTCTTGGCGGTTGCTTGGCAGCCGATCCTCACCCGTAGGGCGCTGGGCGTCGCGCACACCGCCCTCACCGTCTCAGAGGCCGTCGCGCTGGATGCCGCCCGAGCGCGGCTGGACGATCAGGCCCCCGAGGTGACCGTTGTCCTCGACGAGGTTCCGTGGCCTCCACTTGATCGCAGCGTTTGCATCATCCTGAGAGAAGCAAACGCTGCGCTACTTGCAACTCCTTGTTACTATTGCTGTATGGATCGGCATGAGGCCCTGAAGACGCTCAACGAGATCGCCGCTGACCAGTGGGGTCTGGTGACGACAGCCCAAGCCGAGGTCGCTGGCGTCTCCCGCGTGAACCTGGCCCGCTTGGCAAGCGTCGACCTGTTGCACCGCGCCGGGCGCAGCGTCTACCAGGTCTCAGGCGCCACACCCACCGCTCACCTGGCCATCAAAGTTGCCTGGCTACGACTAAACCCGGCTATCCCCGCCTGGCAACGTGATCTTGGTGACGAGCACTCTGGAGTCGTTTCTCACGCATCAGCTTGTCAGCTTCACGACCTGGGGGACATTCCAGCCGATGCGGTGCAGATATCCGTCCCCCGACGCCGCACTACCCGAGAGCCAGCCGTTGTCCTCCACCAGGTAGCCGTTCCCGTAGAAGACATCACAATGGTTGACGGCCTGCCGGTCACCACCGTCGAACGCACGATCTGCGACCTTCTCAAATCACGCGCTGACGCGGGGCACGTTGGCCGAATTCTTGCCGAAGCGGACCAGCAAGACCTCATCGATACCCGAACCCTCGCCGCCCGGGTCCGGTCTTACACCCACTTCTACGGACTGCCTCGTAATGCCACAGGAACTGATCTTCTGGAAACCCTTGCAGAACAGGCCGGCTTCCTTCTCCGGGATCAGCAACTCGCCACAGCAAGCCGCCAAGGAGCGGTTGCCTCAGCCCTGGCCTACCAAACGCTCCTGCATGAAATCGCGATTCCGACGTCTACTGCCCGAGCACTGCAGGAAGCGGCGCAGACCATCACGCTGAACCCCGCCTTTATGGAATCAGTCAACAAAATAGCCTCGGGTGCCCCAGCCATGCAAGGCATTCAGGAGGCGATGAAGGCTATTTCACTAAACCAAGAGGCGCTGCATAATCAAGCGTTGAGCCGTTCCATACTGCAGGCACTTCAGGAGGCAACACGAGGGCTGACGGTACTGCCTCCCTCAGTCCAGGAGTCTTTGCGCAACCTGGCGATGGGCGGCCCGGGGCTGCAGGCACTCCAGGAGGCCATGCGGTCCCTCGGCACGCACAACTTCTCAGCCCAGGGGGCATTGAGCACGCGCAGGGCCCTTCCGACAGCCGAACCCGTCGGAGGCGAACCTGACGAGGAGACAGTCGATGACTTCGACGCCTCCGAATCTGCCGCCGCTGAGGGCGACTAG
- a CDS encoding glycoside hydrolase family 6 protein: MRAAAQQPRQLPPPRHRRTAVLAAGLLIATAGGTAAAFTATDASAATDAVAGCTVAYTVQNQWDTGFTTQVTVTNTGPAVTSWTLGWSFAGNQKVTQGWNADIAQSAAAVTAKNLSYNGTLATGGSTNFGFNGSYSGTNTSPTAFTLNGVACNGGTPTTPPTTPPTTPPTTPPTTPPTTPPPGTRVDNPYAGAKGYVNPEWSAKAAAEAGGSRIANQSTAVWLDRIAAINGVNGGMGLRAHLNKAVSQAAGQPLTIELVVYDLPGRDCAALASNGELGATELGRYKTEYIDPIAAIIADPAYAALRIVTIIEPDSLPNLVTNAGGTAGSTEACATMKANGNYEAGVGYALHKLGAYANVYNYIDAGHHGWLGWDTNMGPAAQEFLKAATTGGATVNDVAGFIVNTANYGATTEPFFKITDNVNGTSVRQSKWVDWNQYVDEQTYAQALRSLLVTTGFNSGLGMLIDTSRNGWGGAARPAGPGATTSVDTYVNGGRLDRRIHLGNWCNQSGAGLGQRPTAAPASGIDAFVWVKPPGESDGSSTAIPNDEGKGFDRMCDPTYTGNGRNGNSMSGALPNSPLAGQWFSAQFQELMKNAYPAL; encoded by the coding sequence ATGAGAGCCGCAGCGCAACAGCCACGCCAGCTACCACCGCCACGACACCGCCGTACGGCCGTGCTGGCCGCAGGTCTCCTCATCGCCACCGCGGGCGGGACCGCGGCCGCGTTCACCGCCACCGACGCCTCGGCCGCCACGGACGCGGTCGCCGGATGCACGGTCGCGTATACGGTGCAGAACCAGTGGGACACCGGCTTCACCACCCAGGTGACCGTCACCAACACCGGCCCCGCGGTCACTTCTTGGACGCTGGGCTGGTCGTTCGCCGGCAACCAGAAGGTCACCCAGGGCTGGAACGCGGACATCGCGCAGAGCGCCGCCGCCGTCACCGCCAAGAACCTGTCGTACAACGGGACCCTGGCGACCGGCGGTTCCACGAACTTCGGCTTCAACGGCTCCTACAGCGGCACGAACACGAGCCCCACCGCCTTCACGCTCAACGGCGTCGCCTGCAACGGCGGCACGCCGACCACACCCCCCACGACGCCACCGACCACCCCGCCGACCACTCCGCCCACGACGCCGCCCACCACCCCGCCGCCCGGCACCCGGGTCGACAACCCGTACGCGGGCGCCAAGGGCTACGTCAACCCCGAGTGGTCCGCCAAGGCCGCGGCCGAGGCCGGCGGCAGCCGCATCGCCAACCAGTCGACCGCCGTATGGCTCGACCGCATCGCGGCGATCAACGGTGTGAACGGTGGCATGGGCCTGCGCGCCCACCTGAACAAGGCGGTCAGCCAGGCCGCGGGACAGCCGCTCACCATCGAACTGGTCGTCTACGACCTGCCCGGCCGGGACTGCGCGGCGCTCGCCTCCAACGGTGAACTCGGCGCGACCGAGCTCGGCCGTTACAAGACCGAGTACATCGACCCGATCGCCGCGATCATCGCCGACCCGGCCTACGCCGCGCTGCGCATCGTCACGATCATCGAGCCGGACTCGCTGCCCAACCTGGTCACCAACGCGGGCGGCACCGCCGGCTCGACCGAGGCGTGCGCGACGATGAAGGCCAACGGCAACTACGAGGCCGGCGTCGGCTACGCGCTGCACAAGCTCGGCGCGTACGCCAACGTCTACAACTACATCGACGCCGGGCACCACGGCTGGCTGGGCTGGGACACCAACATGGGCCCGGCCGCCCAGGAGTTCCTGAAGGCCGCGACGACGGGCGGCGCGACCGTCAACGACGTGGCGGGCTTCATCGTCAACACCGCCAACTACGGCGCGACGACCGAGCCGTTCTTCAAGATCACCGACAACGTGAACGGCACGAGCGTCCGCCAGTCGAAGTGGGTGGACTGGAACCAGTACGTCGACGAGCAGACCTACGCCCAGGCGCTGCGCAGCCTCCTGGTGACGACCGGTTTCAACTCCGGTCTCGGCATGCTGATCGACACCTCCCGCAACGGCTGGGGCGGCGCGGCGCGGCCCGCCGGCCCGGGCGCGACGACCTCCGTGGACACGTACGTCAACGGTGGCCGGCTCGATCGCCGCATCCACCTCGGCAACTGGTGCAACCAGTCCGGTGCCGGTCTCGGCCAGCGGCCCACCGCGGCTCCCGCGTCCGGGATCGACGCCTTTGTGTGGGTGAAGCCGCCGGGTGAGTCCGACGGTTCCAGCACGGCGATCCCGAACGACGAGGGCAAGGGATTCGACCGGATGTGCGACCCGACCTACACCGGCAACGGCCGCAACGGCAACAGCATGTCCGGCGCGCTGCCGAACTCGCCGCTGGCGGGCCAGTGGTTCTCCGCCCAGTTCCAGGAGCTCATGAAGAACGCCTACCCGGCGCTCTGA
- a CDS encoding phospholipid carrier-dependent glycosyltransferase: MRHPYDGPVTSDTATQAERDEGLLLPEPQPSPWQRRLRRFGYTERPHVDVRERLVVPFPEPGTRLWGSLGLGQAAASRVARLTGWGGPLLVALMAGLIRFWHLGTPHAVIFDETYYAKDAWSLLQYGYEGTWTDGKISNPQILADPQIIPLSPDPGYVVHPPVGKWVIAVGEQLFGLNPFGWRFMVALLGTLSVLMVCRIGRRLFRSTALGCLAGLLLSVDGLHYVMSRTALLDLVIMFFALAAFGCLVVDRDWSRARLAAALPVGEDGVAGPDRRVGDRGGMGWRPWRLAAGLFLGLACASKWNGLYFLAAFGLMTILWDAGSRRVAGARRPYVSVLRKDTGWAFLSVVVVAIGTYLVSWTGWFVTKGGYGRDWAAHRKGLSPDHIKLPLIGRIDLHQFDMTWMPDALRSLWHYEFQVYQFNIGLSTPHMYQSNPWSWMVLGRPVSYFYESPKNGEAGCTAAKGCAREILAIGTPLLWWSACFALLYLVYRWGFRRDWRAGAILCAAFAGWLPWMMYQDRTIFLFYAVAFVPYLCLAVAMMIGSILGPPGSDERRRMWGAVGAGTLVLLIVWNFIYFFPIYTGMPISMDAWRARMWFDSWI; this comes from the coding sequence ATGCGACATCCCTACGATGGCCCGGTGACCAGTGACACCGCGACTCAGGCCGAGCGGGACGAGGGCCTCCTCCTCCCGGAGCCGCAGCCCAGCCCATGGCAGCGGCGGCTGCGCCGCTTCGGCTATACCGAGCGGCCGCATGTGGACGTCCGCGAGCGCCTCGTGGTGCCGTTCCCGGAGCCGGGGACCCGGCTGTGGGGCTCGCTGGGCCTGGGCCAGGCGGCCGCGTCGAGGGTGGCGCGGCTGACCGGATGGGGCGGTCCGCTGCTGGTGGCGCTGATGGCGGGCCTCATCCGCTTCTGGCACCTGGGCACCCCGCACGCGGTGATATTCGACGAGACGTACTACGCGAAGGACGCGTGGTCGCTGCTCCAGTACGGCTACGAGGGCACCTGGACCGACGGCAAGATCTCCAATCCGCAGATCCTGGCCGATCCCCAGATCATCCCGCTGTCGCCCGATCCGGGCTATGTGGTGCACCCGCCGGTCGGCAAGTGGGTCATCGCGGTCGGTGAGCAGCTGTTCGGCCTGAACCCGTTCGGCTGGCGGTTCATGGTCGCGCTGCTCGGCACGCTGTCGGTGCTGATGGTGTGCCGGATCGGCCGCCGGCTGTTCCGTTCCACCGCGCTCGGCTGTCTGGCCGGGCTGCTGCTGTCGGTGGACGGCCTGCACTACGTGATGAGCCGTACGGCCCTGCTCGACCTGGTCATCATGTTCTTCGCGCTGGCCGCGTTCGGCTGTCTGGTCGTGGACCGCGACTGGTCGCGGGCCCGGCTGGCGGCGGCGCTGCCGGTCGGTGAGGACGGTGTGGCGGGCCCGGACCGCCGGGTCGGGGACCGCGGCGGCATGGGCTGGCGGCCGTGGCGGCTGGCGGCCGGGCTGTTCCTGGGTCTGGCGTGCGCGAGCAAGTGGAACGGTCTGTACTTCCTGGCGGCGTTCGGGCTGATGACGATCCTGTGGGACGCCGGTTCGCGCCGGGTCGCGGGCGCCCGGCGCCCGTACGTGTCGGTGCTGCGCAAGGACACCGGCTGGGCGTTCCTGTCCGTCGTGGTCGTCGCCATCGGCACGTACCTGGTCTCCTGGACCGGCTGGTTCGTGACGAAGGGCGGCTACGGCCGCGACTGGGCGGCCCACCGCAAGGGCCTGTCCCCCGACCACATCAAGCTGCCGCTGATCGGCCGGATCGACCTGCACCAGTTCGACATGACGTGGATGCCGGACGCGCTGCGCAGCCTGTGGCACTACGAGTTCCAGGTCTACCAGTTCAACATCGGCCTCTCCACGCCGCACATGTACCAGTCGAACCCGTGGAGCTGGATGGTCCTGGGCCGGCCCGTCTCCTACTTCTACGAGTCGCCGAAGAACGGCGAGGCCGGCTGCACCGCGGCCAAGGGCTGCGCCCGCGAGATCCTCGCCATCGGCACCCCCCTGCTGTGGTGGTCGGCGTGCTTCGCGCTGCTGTACCTGGTCTACCGCTGGGGCTTCCGCCGCGACTGGCGGGCCGGCGCCATCCTGTGCGCCGCGTTCGCCGGCTGGCTGCCCTGGATGATGTACCAGGACCGCACGATCTTCCTCTTCTACGCGGTCGCCTTCGTCCCCTACCTCTGTCTCGCCGTAGCGATGATGATCGGCTCGATCCTCGGCCCCCCGGGCTCCGACGAACGCCGCCGAATGTGGGGCGCGGTCGGCGCGGGCACACTCGTCCTGCTGATTGTCTGGAACTTCATCTACTTCTTCCCCATCTACACAGGGATGCCGATCTCCATGGACGCCTGGCGTGCCCGGATGTGGTTCGACTCCTGGATCTAG
- a CDS encoding nucleotidyl transferase AbiEii/AbiGii toxin family protein, which yields MASQGGQALLVRYPAAARLSKDIDLQRLTNDSSMNEALDALLNAASLDLNDFLRYIPGRIDRHGNENGGVKQSFQVLIGNRKVDTIHVDLVARRNITATPQSAQLYPRPDLPWPTDWPTIKLYPLVDHLADKICAMHEWHGTVPSGRFRDLADILLISQNEALDAAATHHALHTEASLRRASNGPELRLPDRFVTPHDGWPAGYRRAAADVAGLQSCDTWDTALPAAEAFLAPLLGPAFTGTWCPEQGTWSPG from the coding sequence ATGGCTTCTCAAGGGGGCCAAGCGCTCCTGGTGCGTTACCCAGCAGCGGCGCGCTTGAGTAAGGATATTGACCTCCAACGCCTCACCAACGACAGCAGCATGAACGAGGCCCTGGACGCACTCCTCAACGCGGCCTCCCTCGACCTCAACGACTTTCTCCGCTACATCCCAGGAAGAATCGACCGCCACGGCAACGAGAATGGAGGGGTCAAGCAGTCGTTCCAAGTCCTTATCGGCAACAGAAAAGTCGACACCATCCACGTCGACCTCGTCGCCCGGCGCAACATCACCGCCACTCCTCAATCCGCCCAGCTCTACCCCCGACCAGACCTGCCCTGGCCGACAGATTGGCCCACGATCAAGCTCTACCCCCTTGTCGATCACCTGGCCGACAAGATCTGCGCCATGCACGAATGGCATGGCACCGTCCCCTCCGGCCGCTTCCGTGACCTGGCTGACATCCTCCTCATCAGCCAAAACGAAGCCCTCGACGCTGCAGCAACCCACCATGCTCTTCACACGGAGGCATCGCTCCGCCGCGCCAGCAACGGTCCCGAACTCCGCCTGCCCGACCGCTTCGTGACGCCGCACGACGGCTGGCCCGCCGGCTACAGGAGGGCTGCTGCGGATGTCGCGGGCCTCCAAAGCTGCGATACATGGGATACCGCCCTCCCCGCCGCTGAAGCCTTCCTCGCGCCCCTCCTCGGGCCGGCCTTCACCGGCACATGGTGCCCAGAACAGGGCACCTGGAGCCCGGGCTAA
- a CDS encoding glucose 1-dehydrogenase: MNDLTGKTVIITGAARGLGAETARQAVAAGASVILTDVLDEDGRATAAALGDRARFLRHDVTSEEGWAAVADFAVSEFGGIDGLVNNAGIAEGKFLEDASVAYFRKVLDINLTGVFIGMKTVIPAMKARGAGSIVNISSAAGLMGLALTAGYGASKWGVRGLTKIGAVELGTARIRVNSVHPGMTYTDMTASVGIQRGEGNFPNTPMGRVGEADEIASAVTFLLSDSASYVTGAELAVDGGWTAGPTVKYVMGQ; the protein is encoded by the coding sequence ATGAACGACCTGACCGGCAAGACCGTCATCATCACCGGCGCGGCCCGCGGCCTGGGGGCCGAGACCGCCCGTCAGGCGGTCGCGGCAGGCGCCAGTGTCATCCTGACCGACGTACTGGACGAGGACGGCAGGGCCACCGCCGCCGCGCTCGGCGACCGGGCCCGCTTCCTGCGCCACGACGTCACGTCCGAGGAGGGCTGGGCGGCGGTCGCGGACTTCGCGGTCAGCGAGTTCGGCGGCATCGACGGCCTCGTCAACAACGCCGGGATAGCCGAGGGCAAGTTCCTCGAGGACGCCTCCGTCGCATACTTCCGCAAGGTCCTCGACATCAACCTCACCGGCGTCTTCATCGGCATGAAGACCGTCATCCCCGCCATGAAGGCGCGCGGCGCGGGCTCGATCGTCAACATCTCGTCCGCCGCCGGCCTCATGGGCCTCGCCCTCACCGCGGGCTACGGCGCGTCCAAGTGGGGCGTGCGCGGCCTCACCAAGATCGGCGCGGTGGAGCTGGGCACCGCCCGCATCCGCGTGAACTCCGTCCACCCCGGTATGACGTACACGGACATGACGGCGTCCGTCGGCATCCAGCGCGGCGAGGGCAACTTCCCGAACACCCCGATGGGCCGGGTCGGCGAAGCCGACGAGATCGCGAGCGCCGTGACCTTCCTGCTCTCGGACTCCGCCTCGTACGTGACGGGCGCCGAGCTCGCCGTGGACGGCGGCTGGACGGCCGGTCCGACGGTCAAGTACGTCATGGGTCAGTAG
- a CDS encoding serine hydrolase domain-containing protein — translation MVDVHGTVTDGFEPVREAFARNFEQRGDRGAAFALYRDGRKVVDLWAGTAAPDGDEPWQEDTAQVVRSATKGPAAACLLLLHQRGQLDLDAPVGTYWPAFKAAGKDRVTVRDVLAHRAGVPALDVPLTPEQALDGVSGPRAVAAQAPLFAPGTTHGYHAQTYSWLLGEIVQRASGRSLGRYIAEEITRPLGLDLWVGLPPGEAHRVGRIADVPPPPAPAASGLRARPKQSVHDAYANPESLTRRAFAAITPLPDENDPAYRAGELAASNGIATARSLARFYAALIGNVDGYLASDAESRMLFAPATVTGARTVESEGPDQVLVVNTRFGLGYMLHGPASPFLGPASFGHPGRGGPLAFADPDAGIGFGYITNGMQKNVTSDPRAQALLRAVRDCLAALR, via the coding sequence GTGGTGGACGTCCATGGGACGGTGACGGACGGCTTCGAGCCGGTCCGCGAGGCGTTCGCACGCAACTTCGAGCAGCGCGGTGACCGCGGCGCGGCCTTCGCCCTCTACCGCGACGGCCGCAAGGTCGTCGACCTGTGGGCGGGCACGGCCGCCCCCGACGGCGACGAGCCCTGGCAGGAGGACACCGCGCAGGTCGTCCGGTCCGCCACCAAGGGCCCGGCGGCGGCCTGCCTGCTCCTGCTCCACCAGCGCGGCCAACTCGACCTGGACGCGCCGGTCGGTACGTACTGGCCCGCCTTCAAGGCCGCGGGCAAGGACCGGGTGACCGTACGGGACGTCCTCGCGCACCGGGCCGGCGTCCCCGCGCTCGATGTGCCCCTCACCCCGGAACAGGCCCTCGACGGGGTGTCCGGCCCCCGCGCCGTCGCCGCGCAGGCCCCGCTCTTCGCGCCGGGCACCACCCACGGCTACCACGCCCAGACCTACAGCTGGCTGCTCGGCGAGATCGTCCAGCGGGCGTCGGGGCGCAGCCTCGGCCGGTACATCGCCGAGGAGATCACCCGGCCGCTCGGGCTGGACCTGTGGGTGGGCCTGCCGCCCGGCGAGGCCCACCGCGTCGGGCGGATCGCCGACGTCCCGCCGCCGCCCGCGCCCGCGGCGAGCGGGCTGCGCGCCCGCCCGAAGCAGTCCGTCCACGACGCCTACGCGAACCCGGAATCCCTCACCCGCCGGGCCTTCGCCGCGATCACCCCGCTCCCGGACGAGAACGACCCGGCCTACCGGGCCGGCGAGCTGGCGGCCTCCAACGGCATCGCCACCGCCCGCTCACTGGCCCGCTTCTACGCGGCCCTGATAGGCAACGTGGACGGGTACCTGGCGAGCGACGCCGAGAGCAGGATGCTCTTCGCGCCGGCCACCGTCACCGGCGCCCGCACCGTCGAGTCCGAAGGGCCGGACCAGGTGTTGGTCGTCAACACCCGGTTCGGCCTCGGCTACATGCTGCACGGGCCGGCCTCCCCGTTCCTCGGCCCGGCCTCGTTCGGCCATCCCGGCCGCGGCGGCCCGCTGGCCTTCGCGGACCCGGACGCCGGCATCGGCTTCGGCTACATCACCAACGGCATGCAGAAGAACGTCACCTCCGACCCCCGCGCCCAGGCCCTGCTCCGGGCGGTACGGGACTGCCTGGCGGCGCTGCGGTAG
- a CDS encoding penicillin-binding transpeptidase domain-containing protein: MQRGAKLGIVGGVVAGMLGVAGYGVYNVLDALNSDSTSSTSKAGSAKSTAPPDAKEIAGTAADFLAAWAAGDTAKAAGLTDSVQTATTALSGYKDKAHVSAVTLTPGTAVGAKVPFNVAATLSFQGKTSPWAYDSALTVIRGASGKPVVQWKAAVVHPKLAEGASLETGTAKQATLDFTDRNGKVLDAVKYPSLGRFFTQLRTKYGSKASGGTPGVETWIDGADGTVTETLHVIAKGTGSKFPTTLDADIQAAAEKAVLKRSGSAVTALDSHTGGILAVANNPATGQNLAFGAQIAPGSTFKVLTAAALLKAGVKPGDPVSCAVQYAAPQGKPYTNVEKSSNPKADFRWDFANSCNTGFVRLSDEIKPDTLPSVARDSFGIGPAWNCGVQCLEGKVPGGTGDEKTSEMIGQGQLQMNPLTVASIGATASTGSFHQPRMVPLDVIGAPVAKAGGLPSGVTSDLRSMMHTTAVSGTAAQAMSGLQSSGCGAKTGSAEAGSTQPNGWFLGYCGDVSVAAVVLNGGHGGDSAGPIVAAVLKAS; this comes from the coding sequence ATGCAACGGGGTGCCAAGCTCGGCATAGTCGGCGGGGTGGTCGCCGGGATGCTCGGGGTCGCCGGGTACGGGGTCTACAACGTGCTGGACGCGCTCAACAGCGACAGCACGTCGTCGACGAGCAAGGCCGGTTCGGCCAAGAGCACGGCGCCTCCGGACGCCAAGGAGATAGCCGGGACGGCGGCCGACTTCCTGGCCGCCTGGGCCGCGGGGGACACCGCGAAGGCCGCGGGCCTCACGGACTCCGTGCAGACCGCCACCACCGCGCTGAGCGGGTACAAGGACAAGGCGCACGTCTCGGCCGTCACGCTCACCCCGGGCACCGCCGTCGGCGCCAAGGTGCCGTTCAACGTGGCCGCCACGCTCTCGTTCCAGGGCAAGACCTCGCCGTGGGCGTACGACTCCGCCCTCACCGTGATCCGGGGCGCGAGCGGCAAGCCGGTCGTGCAGTGGAAGGCCGCGGTCGTGCACCCGAAACTGGCGGAGGGCGCGAGCCTGGAGACCGGCACCGCCAAACAGGCCACGCTGGACTTCACCGACCGGAACGGCAAGGTCCTCGACGCGGTCAAGTACCCGTCCCTGGGCCGGTTCTTCACCCAGCTGCGGACCAAGTACGGATCCAAGGCGTCGGGTGGCACCCCCGGTGTCGAGACCTGGATCGACGGCGCGGACGGCACCGTGACCGAGACGCTGCACGTCATCGCCAAGGGCACCGGCAGCAAGTTCCCGACCACGCTGGACGCGGACATCCAGGCGGCCGCCGAGAAGGCCGTCCTGAAGCGGTCCGGCTCCGCCGTGACCGCGCTGGACTCGCACACCGGTGGGATCCTGGCCGTCGCCAACAACCCCGCGACCGGGCAGAACCTGGCCTTCGGCGCGCAGATCGCGCCCGGATCCACGTTCAAGGTCCTCACCGCGGCGGCCCTGTTGAAGGCGGGCGTCAAGCCCGGCGACCCGGTGTCCTGCGCGGTGCAGTACGCCGCTCCGCAGGGCAAGCCGTACACGAACGTGGAGAAGAGCTCTAATCCGAAGGCGGACTTCCGCTGGGACTTCGCGAACTCCTGCAACACCGGCTTCGTCAGACTCTCGGACGAGATCAAGCCCGACACCCTGCCGTCCGTCGCCCGTGACAGTTTCGGCATCGGTCCCGCGTGGAACTGCGGTGTGCAGTGCCTCGAGGGCAAGGTGCCCGGCGGTACCGGTGACGAGAAGACCTCGGAGATGATCGGCCAGGGCCAGCTCCAGATGAACCCGCTCACCGTCGCCTCGATCGGGGCCACCGCCTCCACCGGCAGCTTCCATCAGCCGAGGATGGTGCCGCTGGACGTGATCGGCGCACCGGTCGCGAAGGCCGGCGGGCTCCCGTCCGGCGTCACCAGCGACCTGCGGTCGATGATGCACACCACAGCCGTCAGCGGAACCGCCGCCCAGGCGATGAGCGGTCTGCAGAGCAGCGGTTGCGGCGCCAAGACCGGTTCGGCGGAGGCCGGCTCCACCCAGCCCAACGGCTGGTTCCTCGGCTACTGCGGCGACGTGTCGGTGGCGGCCGTCGTCCTCAACGGCGGCCACGGCGGCGACTCCGCAGGACCCATCGTCGCGGCCGTCCTCAAGGCCTCGTAA
- the rsmI gene encoding 16S rRNA (cytidine(1402)-2'-O)-methyltransferase: MTSSAAGVGVLVLAGTPIGDIQDAPPRLAAELLAAEVIAAEDTRRLRRLTQGLGVHTTGRVVSYFEGNESARTPELVEALENGARVLLVTDAGMPSVSDPGYRLVAAAVEKGIRVTAVPGPSAVLTALALSGLPVDRFCFEGFLPRKAGERLARLREVADDRRTLVYFEAPHRIDDTLAAMAEAFGPDRRAAVCRELTKTYEEIKRGPLKELAAWAAEGVRGEITVVVEGAPERGPSDLGPAELVRRVMVREEAGERRKEAIVAVAAELGLPKRDVFDAVVAAKNAAKAAEKGPGAPAGA; the protein is encoded by the coding sequence GTGACTAGCTCAGCGGCAGGCGTAGGCGTACTGGTTCTGGCGGGGACCCCCATCGGCGACATCCAGGACGCGCCACCGCGCCTCGCCGCCGAACTGCTCGCGGCGGAAGTGATCGCCGCGGAGGACACCCGGCGGCTGCGCCGGCTGACGCAGGGCCTCGGCGTGCACACGACCGGCCGGGTCGTCTCGTACTTCGAGGGCAACGAGAGCGCCCGTACCCCCGAGCTGGTCGAGGCGCTGGAGAACGGCGCCCGCGTCCTGCTCGTCACCGACGCGGGTATGCCGTCCGTCTCCGACCCCGGCTACCGGCTGGTGGCGGCGGCCGTGGAGAAGGGCATCAGGGTCACGGCGGTGCCGGGCCCGTCGGCGGTGTTGACGGCGCTGGCGCTCTCCGGGCTGCCCGTCGACCGGTTCTGCTTCGAGGGATTCCTGCCGCGCAAGGCGGGGGAGCGGCTGGCGCGGCTGCGCGAGGTGGCCGACGACCGCCGCACGCTGGTGTATTTCGAGGCGCCGCACCGGATCGACGACACGCTGGCCGCGATGGCGGAGGCGTTCGGTCCCGACCGCCGCGCGGCGGTGTGCCGTGAGCTGACCAAGACGTACGAGGAGATCAAGCGCGGCCCGCTGAAGGAGCTGGCCGCCTGGGCGGCGGAGGGCGTGCGCGGCGAGATCACCGTCGTCGTGGAGGGCGCCCCGGAGCGCGGGCCGTCGGACCTCGGCCCGGCCGAACTGGTGCGCCGGGTGATGGTGCGCGAGGAGGCGGGGGAGCGCCGCAAGGAGGCGATCGTGGCCGTGGCGGCGGAGCTCGGCCTGCCGAAGCGCGATGTCTTCGACGCGGTGGTGGCGGCGAAGAACGCGGCCAAGGCGGCGGAGAAGGGGCCTGGAGCGCCTGCGGGGGCCTGA